The following are encoded together in the Apis mellifera strain DH4 linkage group LG4, Amel_HAv3.1, whole genome shotgun sequence genome:
- the LOC552213 gene encoding activated RNA polymerase II transcriptional coactivator p15, whose translation MPKSKEYVSTDDDSSDEGMKPKKKQKREIEDKEEKVSKKLKSESNKDESNKDTVWDLGNNRQISVRDFKGKLYVDIREMYYDKEANLKPGKKGICLNVTQWKKLLSVMDDVDKAVKSKS comes from the exons ATGCCGAAATCAAAGGAATATGTATCTACGGATGATGACAGTAGTGATgag gGAATGAAACcaaagaaaaagcaaaaaagagaaattgaagataaagaGGAGaaagtatcaaaaaaattaaaaagtgaatCTAATAAAGATGAATCTAATAAAGATACTGTCTGGGATTTAGGAAATAATCGTCAAATTAGTGTAAGagattttaaaggaaaattatatgtCGACATCAGAGAAATGTACTATGATAAAGAAGCAAATTTAAAACCTGGAAAAAAAG gtaTTTGCTTAAATGTAACgcaatggaaaaaattattatctgttATGGATGATGTGGACAAAGCTGTAAAATCTAaatcttga